In Cyanobacteria bacterium GSL.Bin1, one genomic interval encodes:
- a CDS encoding carboxypeptidase regulatory-like domain-containing protein, with the protein MRWQFFLYLTLSFFSAAPVFAHGAAIEHRRTSAIEIRATYDSGEPMANAQVTVYAPSDPTKPWLKGTTTEEGTFVFVPDPDISGDWDVKVRQSGHGDLVSIPVENTEATTAANQAQASDSWRGGNYTPLQKAMMAALGIWGFIGTALFFARNQSEKK; encoded by the coding sequence ATGCGTTGGCAATTTTTTCTCTATTTAACCCTTTCTTTCTTCAGTGCTGCCCCCGTATTCGCTCATGGGGCGGCGATTGAACATCGGAGAACCAGCGCGATCGAAATTCGTGCCACTTACGACAGTGGGGAACCGATGGCAAACGCGCAAGTTACCGTTTATGCCCCCAGTGATCCCACCAAGCCTTGGTTAAAGGGAACGACGACAGAAGAGGGGACATTTGTCTTTGTTCCGGATCCCGATATCAGCGGTGATTGGGATGTGAAAGTCCGTCAGTCCGGACATGGCGACTTGGTGAGTATTCCGGTAGAGAATACGGAAGCAACTACCGCTGCTAATCAAGCCCAAGCGAGTGATAGTTGGCGAGGGGGAAATTACACCCCACTACAAAAAGCAATGATGGCTGCTTTGGGGATTTGGGGATTTATTGGTACTGCCCTTTTCTTTGCCCGTAATCAATCCGAGAAAAAATAA
- a CDS encoding DUF4382 domain-containing protein produces MVKQQVLLTAFAIGLPLFTLGCGGTTPSDEETTTSESPSTSGSGTITLVANGEDFVRQGFVTKDGWQVDFDHVYVTLNDVTAYQSEPAFDPDQDQDIQAKNEVTLVSEPTTVDLAAGGAEAAPIQVTEEKASPGMYNALAWQLVTPEAGDVNSAMVLEGTAQKEDRTIDFVLNLDKPLAYQCGEYVGDARKGFLEADTQTELETTFHFDHIFGDAEAPADDAINTGAVGFDPMAELADNGSLNVDLATLEQELSPENYQTLEKAIQGLGHVGEGHCKETEA; encoded by the coding sequence TTGGTGAAACAACAAGTATTATTAACCGCTTTCGCGATTGGACTTCCCTTATTTACACTCGGTTGTGGTGGAACAACCCCCTCCGATGAAGAAACAACAACCAGCGAATCGCCATCAACAAGCGGTTCCGGAACAATTACACTCGTTGCCAATGGTGAAGATTTTGTGCGTCAAGGATTTGTTACTAAAGATGGTTGGCAAGTTGACTTTGATCATGTTTACGTCACCCTTAATGATGTGACCGCCTATCAAAGTGAGCCAGCGTTTGACCCTGATCAAGATCAAGACATTCAGGCAAAAAACGAAGTGACCTTAGTCAGTGAACCGACAACAGTTGATTTAGCCGCTGGAGGCGCAGAAGCCGCTCCAATTCAGGTGACGGAAGAAAAAGCCAGCCCCGGTATGTACAATGCCCTGGCCTGGCAACTTGTCACGCCAGAAGCGGGAGACGTGAATAGTGCGATGGTTCTAGAAGGAACGGCACAAAAAGAGGACCGCACCATTGATTTTGTCTTAAATCTAGACAAACCCCTGGCCTATCAATGTGGGGAATATGTGGGCGATGCCCGCAAAGGTTTCTTAGAAGCCGACACGCAAACGGAATTAGAAACCACCTTCCACTTTGATCATATTTTTGGGGATGCCGAAGCACCGGCTGATGATGCGATTAATACCGGTGCCGTGGGCTTTGATCCCATGGCAGAACTAGCCGATAATGGTAGCCTGAATGTCGATCTGGCAACCTTAGAGCAAGAACTTTCCCCAGAAAACTATCAAACTCTAGAGAAAGCGATTCAAGGGTTAGGTCATGTGGGCGAAGGACATTGTAAAGAAACAGAAGCTTAA